The following are from one region of the Chloracidobacterium sp. genome:
- a CDS encoding transcription initiation protein has translation MPDFMMLLHEEPADYSQFSAEQIQAVIREYVAWSQKLEAEGKLVGGQKLKDDGGKHLRGWNGDFRVTDGPFTETKEVIGGYFAISASDYDEAAAIASSCPHLKFGGRIELREIEPTA, from the coding sequence ATGCCAGATTTCATGATGTTGCTGCACGAAGAGCCCGCCGATTATTCGCAGTTTTCTGCCGAACAGATACAGGCCGTTATCCGCGAATATGTTGCGTGGTCGCAGAAGCTCGAAGCAGAAGGAAAATTGGTCGGCGGACAAAAATTGAAAGACGACGGGGGTAAGCACCTTCGCGGCTGGAACGGCGATTTTCGCGTTACTGACGGTCCGTTCACGGAGACCAAAGAGGTAATTGGAGGCTATTTTGCGATCTCGGCGTCCGACTATGACGAGGCTGCGGCGATCGCATCGAGCTGTCCCCATTTGAAGTTCGGCGGCCGCATAGAGCTTCGTGAGATCGAACCGACGGCCTGA
- a CDS encoding M28 family metallopeptidase produces MKKISVSAAVLLFSFTVLLAQRPAPPRQPVDAAIQKMLKEVSAKNIETSIRKLVSFGTRNTLSEQNNPTRGIGAARDWIFAEFEKISKDCGGCLTVEKQAFEQPKANRIPEPTILTNLVATLKGTTDPTRIYVVSGHYDSMCSSPTDGKCDAPGANDDASGTAAVIELARVMSKQKFDATIVFMAVAGEEQGLLGAAYFAEQAKQKQMNIEAMFTNDIVGGVTTQKNSANRKRLRVFAEGVPSNENEREAATRRSVGGENDSPARQLGRYVKEQTSRYMKDFSAWVIYRRDRYGRGGDHIPFLERGFAAVRFTEPDEDYTHQHQNVRTENGTFYGDTPEFVDFGYVADATRVNLITLASIANAPAKPKNVGIVTGRLTNDTELKWDANTDADIAGYEIAWRETSAPDWTNFTPVGNVTSYVVKGMSKDNYFFGLRAVDRAGNRSPVVYPRPVR; encoded by the coding sequence ATGAAAAAGATATCTGTTTCAGCTGCAGTCCTTCTCTTCTCATTCACGGTTCTTTTAGCCCAGAGACCGGCGCCTCCGCGGCAGCCTGTAGACGCCGCGATACAAAAGATGCTCAAAGAGGTCTCGGCGAAGAACATCGAAACGAGTATCCGCAAACTGGTCTCGTTCGGGACACGCAACACGCTCTCAGAACAGAACAATCCAACGCGCGGTATCGGAGCGGCCCGCGATTGGATCTTCGCCGAGTTCGAGAAGATCAGTAAAGATTGCGGCGGTTGCCTCACGGTTGAAAAACAGGCGTTCGAACAGCCAAAGGCAAATCGGATCCCTGAACCAACGATACTTACTAACTTGGTGGCAACGTTGAAAGGCACCACCGACCCGACGCGTATCTACGTAGTTTCCGGACATTACGATTCGATGTGCTCATCTCCGACCGACGGAAAATGCGACGCGCCCGGTGCAAACGACGATGCCTCGGGAACGGCGGCGGTCATTGAACTCGCTCGCGTGATGTCGAAGCAAAAATTCGATGCAACAATAGTTTTCATGGCGGTCGCGGGCGAAGAGCAGGGCCTTCTTGGAGCTGCCTATTTTGCCGAACAGGCAAAGCAGAAGCAGATGAATATCGAAGCGATGTTCACGAACGACATTGTCGGTGGCGTTACGACCCAAAAGAATTCGGCAAACCGAAAACGGCTTCGGGTTTTTGCAGAAGGGGTGCCGTCGAATGAGAATGAACGCGAAGCGGCGACACGCCGAAGCGTTGGCGGCGAGAACGATTCGCCCGCGCGTCAGCTCGGCCGTTACGTCAAAGAGCAGACGTCGAGATACATGAAGGATTTCAGCGCATGGGTCATCTATCGCCGGGATCGGTATGGACGCGGCGGCGACCACATACCTTTTCTCGAACGCGGTTTTGCCGCGGTCCGTTTCACCGAACCGGACGAGGATTACACGCATCAGCATCAGAACGTCCGAACGGAGAACGGAACGTTTTATGGCGATACGCCTGAGTTCGTCGATTTCGGATACGTCGCCGACGCGACCCGCGTTAATCTGATCACTCTCGCCTCGATCGCCAACGCACCTGCAAAGCCTAAGAACGTTGGCATCGTCACAGGACGCCTGACCAACGACACCGAGTTGAAGTGGGACGCGAACACCGATGCCGACATTGCCGGGTATGAGATCGCATGGCGCGAAACATCGGCACCCGATTGGACAAACTTTACGCCGGTTGGCAACGTGACCTCCTATGTCGTAAAAGGTATGTCAAAAGACAATTACTTCTTTGGTTTACGAGCGGTCGACCGAGCCGGCAATCGGAGCCCCGTGGTCTATCCGCGGCCGGTTCGTTAG
- a CDS encoding protein kinase yields MDGKIGRYKIVSKIGSGGMGEVYLAEDSKLDRKIALKILPADVASDSERMHRFVHEAKSASALNHPNIITIYEINDEQDVPFIAMEYVTGETLAKALRGGRPIELKRGLDIAAQVAGALGAAHEAGVVHRDIKPDNIIVRPDGLVKVLDFGLAKLTENDGLSDPEAETIAHRTNPGMILGTASFMSPEQARGKEIDGRSDIFSYGTLLYHMLTGRLPFVGENYIDVIASILHNEPPPFSATVTGIPSSIETLVRKCLRKNRDERFQTVKELLADLKDIRQELELDVRSGQRVSLVSSNLLVQPTDDGLQAPFSTDGHTPLNTSSISQILMAEARLHPVRVVLGAVLFLAVVAGFGVGISRLTSTSIATAAFQNMRFAKITSTGNVVTEQIAISPDGKFVVYVAYEDGKQSIWVKQAEAPSSIQTVPPSDVDYRGLSISRDANHVYYIARVASGETTLYKMPVLGGVPRKLFSDIIGPVSFSADGKQISFVRDETKLMVANIDGTGVRQLTDGPNAVRFLNSTWSPDSSKIMASVYSPIDNLCRLIEVSVADGAVKPMRGPDWIRISGLAWLPTGEGVVLTGRDLETQLSQVWFVSYPDGESRRITNDLGNYLGLSLSFDGQAIASVQQNRITNIWTTTQKAGYHSERVTANVGRDEGMSGVAWMPDGRIAHTVRATALQDIWISDRNGSQQLTFNARANFSPAVSRDGKAIAFVSTRAGGPDIWKMDSNGENQVSLTNQEGIEGEPEFTPDGKWVIYQLTDLGNRSSIWKVSVDGGDPIPLIKDECARPEISPDGQTIACMYGEPRSGISTQMALYPISGGAFQRIINLPHVMRSRVFRWSGDGKSILYIDGRNRIDNIWSQPIAGGEPRQLTFFESNRIYRFDVSPSNGDLVLSRGSESSDAVMVTNIN; encoded by the coding sequence GTGGACGGTAAAATTGGCCGGTACAAGATCGTAAGCAAGATCGGTTCGGGCGGAATGGGCGAGGTATATCTTGCTGAGGACAGCAAACTCGACCGCAAGATCGCCCTTAAGATACTGCCGGCCGATGTTGCGTCCGATTCTGAGAGGATGCATCGGTTCGTCCACGAGGCAAAGTCCGCTTCCGCCTTAAATCACCCTAACATCATAACGATCTACGAAATAAACGATGAACAGGACGTTCCGTTCATCGCGATGGAGTATGTGACCGGCGAGACGCTTGCAAAAGCGCTGAGGGGCGGACGCCCGATCGAACTCAAACGAGGTCTCGATATCGCTGCTCAGGTTGCCGGTGCACTCGGAGCCGCGCATGAGGCCGGTGTCGTTCACCGCGACATAAAGCCCGACAACATAATCGTCCGGCCTGACGGGCTGGTCAAAGTTCTCGACTTCGGCCTCGCGAAATTGACCGAGAATGACGGCCTCTCCGACCCCGAGGCGGAGACGATCGCCCATCGAACGAACCCTGGGATGATACTCGGAACGGCATCTTTCATGTCGCCGGAGCAGGCGCGTGGAAAGGAGATAGACGGACGCTCGGATATCTTCAGTTACGGAACGCTTCTTTATCACATGCTGACCGGCCGCCTCCCTTTTGTAGGTGAGAACTATATCGACGTCATCGCTTCAATACTTCACAACGAACCGCCGCCATTCAGCGCTACGGTCACCGGCATTCCCTCGAGTATCGAAACGCTGGTCAGAAAATGTCTGCGGAAGAATCGCGATGAGAGATTCCAGACCGTGAAAGAGTTACTCGCTGATCTTAAGGACATCCGGCAGGAACTCGAACTGGATGTGCGGTCAGGCCAACGGGTTTCACTGGTCAGCAGCAACCTTTTAGTGCAGCCGACTGACGACGGCCTGCAGGCGCCATTTTCGACCGATGGCCACACTCCGCTGAATACCAGTTCGATAAGCCAGATCCTGATGGCTGAGGCACGACTTCATCCGGTTCGCGTAGTTTTGGGGGCGGTCTTGTTTCTGGCCGTCGTCGCCGGTTTCGGCGTTGGCATCAGCAGGCTGACCTCTACGTCGATCGCAACGGCCGCCTTCCAGAACATGCGGTTCGCCAAGATCACTTCGACCGGAAATGTCGTGACCGAGCAGATCGCGATATCGCCTGACGGCAAGTTCGTCGTTTATGTCGCTTACGAAGACGGCAAACAGAGCATTTGGGTAAAACAGGCCGAGGCACCGAGCAGCATTCAGACGGTTCCGCCGTCGGATGTCGATTATCGCGGCCTGTCGATCTCACGTGATGCGAACCACGTATATTACATTGCAAGGGTCGCCAGCGGCGAGACGACGCTGTACAAGATGCCGGTCCTCGGCGGCGTACCTCGAAAGTTGTTTAGTGACATCATCGGGCCGGTCTCGTTTTCCGCTGACGGAAAGCAGATAAGTTTCGTCCGCGACGAGACCAAGTTGATGGTTGCAAATATTGATGGAACCGGAGTTCGCCAGTTGACCGACGGCCCGAACGCGGTCCGGTTCCTTAATTCGACCTGGTCGCCCGATTCGTCAAAGATCATGGCTTCGGTCTATTCGCCGATCGACAATCTTTGCCGGCTGATCGAGGTCTCGGTGGCCGACGGTGCCGTAAAGCCGATGCGTGGCCCGGACTGGATCAGGATCAGCGGACTTGCATGGCTTCCGACCGGTGAAGGCGTCGTACTCACCGGACGCGACCTTGAAACGCAGCTTTCCCAGGTTTGGTTCGTCTCGTATCCCGACGGAGAATCGCGGCGGATAACGAACGACCTGGGGAATTACCTCGGGCTTAGCCTGTCGTTCGACGGTCAGGCGATCGCAAGCGTTCAACAAAACCGGATAACGAATATCTGGACAACGACACAGAAGGCCGGCTATCACAGCGAACGCGTAACCGCGAATGTTGGCCGTGATGAAGGCATGTCGGGCGTCGCCTGGATGCCTGACGGACGAATAGCTCATACGGTCAGAGCAACCGCACTTCAAGACATTTGGATATCTGATCGCAATGGAAGTCAGCAGTTGACGTTCAATGCTAGGGCCAATTTCTCGCCGGCCGTATCGCGCGACGGAAAAGCGATCGCGTTCGTCTCGACGCGCGCAGGCGGGCCCGATATCTGGAAAATGGATTCGAACGGTGAGAACCAGGTGTCCCTTACAAATCAGGAAGGGATCGAAGGTGAGCCCGAGTTTACGCCGGACGGGAAATGGGTCATTTATCAGCTTACGGATCTCGGAAACAGATCTTCGATTTGGAAGGTAAGCGTTGACGGCGGCGACCCGATCCCTCTGATAAAGGACGAGTGCGCCCGGCCCGAGATATCGCCCGACGGCCAGACGATAGCCTGCATGTACGGCGAACCTCGTTCCGGCATCAGCACACAAATGGCATTATATCCGATATCCGGCGGCGCGTTTCAGCGCATCATCAACCTTCCTCACGTTATGCGCTCGAGGGTCTTTCGATGGTCGGGTGACGGAAAGTCGATCCTGTACATCGACGGCCGCAACCGCATCGACAACATCTGGAGTCAACCGATAGCCGGCGGTGAACCGCGACAGTTGACGTTTTTCGAATCGAATCGGATCTACCGCTTCGATGTTTCGCCGTCAAATGGTGATCTTGTGCTTTCGCGTGGCAGCGAATCGTCTGATGCGGTGATGGTGACGAATATCAACTGA
- a CDS encoding alpha/beta fold hydrolase — MKTIVLMFYLAAAVSVFGQHGHGTQNPPRPRTVWLDNGLGDVHHPVTTKSAEAQKFFDQGLAYLYAFNHDEGVASFRRAAELDPEMAMAYWGMALGLGANYNDPGNTDRFARAYVELQQAIKLAPKASKAEQDYIAALSKRYSSDPNTPPATLAAAYKAAMAELVKNYPDDLDAATLYAESMMNLRPWQLWTLDGRPADGTLEIIKVLEGVLRRNPNHTGANHYYIHAIEASPNPERGTAAANRLMGLAPNAGHLVHMPSHIYLLTGDHQKAVKSNELAIVADRNYIERSGASGIYPLMYYNHNIHMLAAAQAEAGNYAGSIKAANELAANVGPNVKAMPMLEMFMPYPIITLTRFHKWDEIMKYPKPDPEMLTTAAHWHMARGIALAETGKAAEAERELAALRETAKKIPASAMLFTTPVSVALKVADELLAGEIALAKGDRKAAINMLRQAAASEAKVNYAEPPDWDLPIREWLGRALMMDGQYPEAEKAFREEIDRNPRNGRALFGLAESLSRQGKESSAALVRIEFRDAWKNSDIQLSADAFRPSGKTVSDVRTKRIKLKTGISMNYVEAGDPRGPAVLLIHGYTDSSFSFSRVIPLLDKKFRILAIDQRGHGDSDKPESGYEMSDFAADAAAFLEAVGVRSATVVGHSMGSFVAMQTALDHPEKVDRLVLVGTTSTPSNAVIKELLSAVNELSDPVPHEFARDFQVGTSSPSLPKDFFDGVVDATLKLPANVWKKALAGLAARDYKPELDNLKMPVTIIWGEKETIFSRAEQEPLIKGLPNVKFVVYPNSGHSPNWEEPEKFAKDLNAILVNG; from the coding sequence ATGAAAACCATAGTTCTGATGTTCTATCTAGCGGCAGCCGTTTCGGTTTTTGGCCAGCATGGGCACGGTACGCAGAATCCGCCGCGGCCCAGGACGGTATGGCTTGATAACGGTCTTGGTGATGTTCATCATCCGGTCACAACGAAGAGTGCCGAAGCGCAAAAGTTCTTCGACCAGGGACTCGCTTATCTATACGCCTTTAACCATGACGAAGGAGTTGCCTCGTTCCGCCGTGCGGCCGAGCTGGATCCCGAAATGGCGATGGCATATTGGGGAATGGCTCTTGGCCTCGGTGCGAATTATAACGATCCGGGAAACACCGATAGGTTCGCACGAGCCTACGTAGAACTGCAGCAGGCGATCAAACTCGCTCCGAAAGCTTCAAAAGCGGAACAGGACTATATCGCCGCGCTTTCAAAACGATATTCGTCCGATCCGAATACGCCGCCTGCAACGCTGGCCGCCGCTTACAAGGCGGCGATGGCTGAACTTGTAAAGAACTATCCGGATGACCTCGACGCCGCAACGCTCTACGCCGAAAGCATGATGAATCTGCGTCCGTGGCAGCTTTGGACACTGGACGGCAGACCGGCAGACGGGACTCTTGAGATCATCAAGGTCCTTGAGGGTGTCCTCAGGCGGAACCCCAATCACACCGGGGCGAATCACTATTACATTCACGCCATCGAGGCATCGCCAAACCCTGAACGCGGCACAGCGGCTGCCAACAGATTGATGGGCCTTGCTCCGAATGCCGGCCACCTGGTTCATATGCCGTCGCACATCTACCTGCTCACCGGCGACCATCAAAAGGCTGTAAAGAGCAATGAGTTGGCGATAGTCGCCGACCGCAACTACATCGAGCGAAGCGGCGCAAGCGGCATCTACCCGTTGATGTACTACAACCACAACATCCACATGCTTGCCGCCGCGCAGGCCGAAGCGGGCAATTATGCCGGTTCGATCAAGGCGGCCAACGAGCTTGCGGCCAACGTCGGCCCCAACGTAAAGGCAATGCCGATGCTTGAGATGTTCATGCCTTACCCGATCATCACGCTGACGCGCTTTCACAAGTGGGACGAGATAATGAAATACCCGAAGCCGGATCCGGAAATGCTGACGACAGCGGCACACTGGCACATGGCTCGCGGGATCGCGCTAGCCGAGACCGGCAAGGCGGCCGAGGCGGAACGGGAACTTGCGGCATTGCGCGAAACGGCAAAGAAGATCCCGGCCTCCGCGATGCTTTTCACGACGCCGGTAAGCGTTGCGTTGAAGGTTGCCGATGAACTCCTCGCGGGTGAGATCGCCCTCGCAAAAGGTGATCGCAAGGCGGCGATAAATATGCTGCGTCAGGCAGCCGCGTCTGAGGCAAAGGTAAACTATGCCGAACCGCCGGATTGGGACCTGCCGATCCGCGAATGGCTGGGGAGGGCCCTGATGATGGACGGGCAATACCCCGAGGCCGAGAAGGCGTTTCGCGAAGAGATAGACCGGAACCCGCGTAACGGCCGCGCGCTGTTCGGGCTTGCCGAATCGCTCTCGCGGCAGGGAAAGGAATCGTCGGCGGCACTCGTCCGGATCGAATTCCGTGATGCTTGGAAAAACTCTGATATTCAGCTTTCGGCCGATGCATTCCGCCCGTCAGGGAAAACCGTCAGTGATGTGCGAACAAAACGTATCAAGCTGAAGACCGGTATCTCGATGAATTATGTGGAGGCCGGCGACCCGAGAGGGCCGGCCGTCCTGCTGATCCACGGTTACACCGATTCGTCATTCTCATTCAGCCGGGTGATACCGTTGCTTGATAAGAAATTTCGCATCCTTGCCATCGATCAGCGTGGACATGGCGATTCCGACAAACCGGAAAGTGGTTATGAGATGAGCGATTTCGCTGCAGATGCAGCAGCTTTCCTGGAGGCTGTCGGAGTACGGTCAGCCACGGTCGTTGGCCACTCGATGGGAAGCTTCGTCGCGATGCAGACCGCGCTCGACCATCCGGAAAAGGTCGACCGTCTCGTCCTCGTAGGTACAACATCGACACCGAGCAACGCCGTGATCAAAGAGCTTCTTAGTGCAGTCAACGAATTGTCAGATCCGGTGCCGCACGAATTTGCCCGTGATTTCCAGGTCGGCACGTCATCACCTTCCTTGCCAAAAGATTTCTTTGACGGAGTGGTGGATGCCACTTTGAAACTGCCTGCGAATGTGTGGAAAAAGGCCCTTGCCGGACTTGCGGCTCGCGATTACAAACCGGAGCTTGATAATTTAAAGATGCCTGTCACGATCATCTGGGGCGAAAAGGAGACCATTTTTTCGCGAGCCGAACAGGAGCCGTTGATCAAAGGGCTGCCGAATGTGAAGTTCGTTGTCTATCCTAACTCAGGCCACTCACCGAATTGGGAAGAGCCGGAGAAATTCGCCAAGGACCTCAACGCGATCCTTGTCAACGGCTGA
- a CDS encoding sigma-70 family RNA polymerase sigma factor: MQTAESSVSNSLDHLFRHHAGQMVSVLCRMFGLTNLEIVEDAVQEAMVVALKRWPYSGMPENQRAWLTQVAKNKVIDRLRFSAREFSADELAETLVSGIEPNRETFAGELGEDELRMIFACCDPANTPDSQVALTLKTVGGFSVSEIARAFLSGEEAVAKMLARAKKRLARSGTRFEIPGPDDLEPRLDAALKVLYLMFNEGYTASSGDDLVRKDLCFEAIRLCGLLASHPVTGQPKVHALLSLFLFQAARLSTRSDHSGDLLLLSEQDRDQWDTAMLARAAAELKRSAVGDLLSDYHLEAEIAAHHSLAPDLESTNWERILSCYDILQSRRFSIVAELNRIVVVERLKGPVDAMKELDGLEATHPSDGLNLFHITKAHLLAAIGETERSRDHFAKAIETTTNQPIRRFLEKRLGSLHNERRETA, translated from the coding sequence ATGCAGACCGCCGAATCGAGTGTCTCGAATTCATTGGACCATCTGTTCCGGCATCACGCCGGGCAGATGGTTTCTGTTTTATGCCGTATGTTTGGGCTCACAAATCTTGAGATCGTCGAGGATGCCGTACAGGAGGCAATGGTCGTCGCCCTAAAGCGCTGGCCCTACAGCGGGATGCCCGAGAATCAACGCGCATGGCTCACCCAGGTAGCAAAGAACAAGGTAATCGACCGCCTGCGCTTTTCGGCTCGCGAATTTTCGGCCGATGAATTGGCAGAAACGCTTGTTTCAGGCATAGAGCCGAACCGCGAAACGTTCGCCGGCGAGCTCGGTGAGGACGAATTGCGAATGATCTTTGCCTGTTGTGATCCGGCAAACACCCCTGATAGCCAGGTGGCCTTGACTCTCAAAACCGTCGGCGGCTTCAGCGTATCAGAGATCGCACGAGCCTTTCTCAGCGGCGAGGAAGCCGTGGCAAAGATGCTCGCACGTGCGAAAAAACGACTTGCCCGATCCGGAACGCGCTTCGAGATCCCGGGTCCTGACGATCTCGAACCAAGGCTCGATGCGGCGCTCAAGGTGCTTTACCTCATGTTCAACGAGGGTTATACAGCTTCGTCCGGCGATGATCTTGTCCGCAAAGACCTTTGTTTCGAGGCTATACGACTTTGCGGGCTGCTTGCTTCTCACCCGGTCACTGGGCAGCCCAAGGTTCACGCGTTACTTTCTCTATTCTTGTTCCAAGCCGCGCGCCTGTCGACACGAAGCGATCATTCCGGCGACTTGCTGCTCCTTTCTGAGCAGGACAGAGATCAGTGGGACACGGCGATGCTTGCCCGGGCAGCCGCTGAATTGAAGCGATCGGCAGTCGGCGACTTGCTGTCCGATTATCATCTCGAGGCCGAGATCGCCGCACACCATTCGTTGGCGCCCGATCTCGAATCGACGAACTGGGAACGCATCCTTTCGTGTTACGACATACTTCAAAGCCGCCGCTTCTCTATCGTTGCCGAACTAAACCGGATCGTCGTCGTTGAACGTCTTAAAGGGCCTGTCGACGCGATGAAAGAGCTTGACGGGCTTGAAGCGACTCACCCGTCTGATGGCCTGAATCTCTTCCACATAACAAAAGCCCATTTACTTGCGGCGATCGGCGAAACCGAGCGATCGCGGGATCATTTCGCGAAAGCGATCGAGACGACGACAAATCAACCGATCAGGCGTTTTCTCGAAAAGCGCCTCGGATCGCTCCATAACGAACGCCGCGAAACCGCCTGA
- a CDS encoding sigma-70 family RNA polymerase sigma factor, protein MTEKHSDAIDDAVHRLISRASDSRGLSAADIRPRIVASLEKYIARSESGTERPDIVAFVDEIRPDDLFLVAACERGDERAWEDLVANFDSTVRSAARKMTSNAEDAEDLASSIWAELYGLRQDAEGNKKSKLGYYSGRGSLAGWLRAVVSQLAVDEFRKQAKFVQIEENREFENLAESASNNSNNEQVLHHADDPEQLLTEKRMSADVSAALQDAMAGLEAEDKVILKLYYFDELKLKEIGAAFGYHEATASRKLVRIQAEIRRSVERSLKKEHGWSDGEVKKHLSETAESLGISLEKMIAVFVLMMVLQDFYW, encoded by the coding sequence TTGACCGAAAAACATTCAGATGCGATCGACGATGCGGTTCATCGTCTGATCTCGCGTGCCTCCGATTCCCGCGGTCTTTCGGCGGCTGATATCCGTCCGCGGATCGTCGCATCGCTCGAAAAATACATCGCCAGATCGGAATCCGGAACCGAACGGCCCGACATCGTCGCATTTGTCGACGAGATCAGGCCCGACGATCTGTTCCTGGTCGCCGCCTGCGAACGCGGTGATGAAAGGGCATGGGAAGACCTGGTCGCAAATTTTGATTCGACGGTCAGATCGGCGGCCCGCAAAATGACCTCGAATGCAGAGGACGCCGAGGACCTCGCGAGTTCGATCTGGGCGGAGCTCTACGGCCTGAGGCAAGACGCCGAAGGCAACAAAAAGAGCAAGCTTGGCTATTACTCGGGCCGCGGCTCGCTCGCCGGATGGCTTCGGGCTGTAGTATCACAGCTTGCGGTCGACGAGTTTCGAAAACAGGCGAAGTTCGTCCAGATCGAGGAGAATCGAGAATTTGAGAACCTGGCCGAATCGGCGTCGAACAACTCGAACAACGAACAGGTTCTCCATCATGCCGATGACCCCGAACAACTACTGACCGAAAAGCGAATGTCGGCCGATGTCTCGGCGGCTTTGCAGGATGCGATGGCCGGTCTGGAAGCCGAAGACAAGGTGATCCTTAAGCTCTATTATTTCGACGAACTCAAGCTCAAAGAGATCGGTGCGGCATTTGGTTATCATGAAGCTACGGCGAGCAGGAAACTTGTCCGCATTCAGGCCGAAATACGGAGATCGGTCGAAAGAAGCCTGAAGAAAGAGCATGGATGGTCAGACGGCGAGGTGAAAAAGCACCTTTCGGAAACCGCCGAAAGCCTCGGTATCAGCCTCGAAAAGATGATCGCCGTATTTGTGCTGATGATGGTGCTGCAAGATTTCTATTGGTGA
- a CDS encoding PQQ-binding-like beta-propeller repeat protein, whose protein sequence is MRPISGFLLICLCAVVSFAQPAWNKALDSTIGFYQTTDFGIVLAATERSLYALDAQTGEQLWRRSTGKINETALTPIPGTDLVLFSRDLGDRSRLEAVDVITGRPIWQTEKFKGDVLQLAADPESDLLAVVMVKDPRGDHGSEVKREPVVRMLRFSTGDEIWKETLRSDVEMMPSRFGENLGEVGFTLDNYRAPLLIDGILYLFYEGATSFDARTGEEIERETFNVNENGLALTEADPVFDDDHLFISGRGRIRAVERRTGKVRWKADDLGNASEMAVFGGVLYVRTGGQFTRLRNGEIVTKGPFGISAIDTKNGKTLWRYKGADKGLTNFVFADDRTIVIADGDELISINAANGKRIAKFDHKVEKAQFVLVNESGQTVIGGIGELAAFSGKQERWRVKHKAPGRGILRTIGGIALRAAALYFRYGGIATSAIGLARGGVRLFSAARSIRWSGLRTRFASFDLTTLAAAAARDAALSRVYSFGSLATLPDAARRLGGLQVVTPSAIRSQLSRGAAGRVLPSTGEVRENVFDRLDPARYAERLSNYLLRRKRLAELRGSHMYFYTDLPWPNRQKGLVGVNVHSGIDARTILVSDPDDRFTFDETSGLLYSANGNRLQGFAMISR, encoded by the coding sequence ATGCGTCCAATTTCGGGATTCTTGCTGATTTGCCTCTGTGCCGTCGTTTCGTTCGCCCAGCCGGCGTGGAACAAAGCGCTCGATTCGACGATAGGGTTTTATCAGACGACGGATTTCGGAATAGTCCTGGCCGCGACCGAAAGGAGTCTATACGCTCTAGACGCGCAGACCGGCGAACAGCTCTGGCGGCGATCGACCGGCAAGATCAACGAGACCGCTCTGACACCCATTCCGGGAACAGACCTTGTCCTTTTCTCACGTGACCTCGGCGACCGCTCACGGCTTGAGGCCGTAGACGTGATCACCGGCCGGCCGATCTGGCAAACCGAGAAATTCAAAGGCGATGTGCTGCAGCTTGCGGCCGACCCTGAAAGCGACCTTCTGGCGGTCGTGATGGTCAAGGACCCGCGCGGCGATCACGGCAGCGAGGTAAAACGCGAGCCGGTCGTCCGGATGCTGCGTTTTTCCACCGGCGACGAGATCTGGAAAGAAACGCTCCGAAGCGACGTCGAAATGATGCCGTCGCGTTTCGGCGAGAATCTGGGTGAGGTCGGGTTCACGCTCGACAATTACCGGGCACCGCTCCTTATCGACGGCATTCTCTATTTGTTCTACGAGGGAGCGACCAGCTTCGACGCACGAACCGGCGAAGAGATCGAACGCGAGACGTTCAATGTAAACGAAAATGGCCTGGCCCTGACCGAGGCCGATCCGGTCTTTGACGACGATCATCTTTTCATTTCGGGCCGCGGCCGCATCCGAGCGGTAGAGAGACGAACCGGAAAGGTCAGGTGGAAGGCCGACGACCTCGGCAACGCATCGGAGATGGCCGTTTTCGGTGGAGTGCTTTACGTCCGGACAGGCGGACAGTTCACTCGGCTCCGCAACGGCGAGATCGTTACCAAAGGGCCTTTCGGCATTTCGGCGATCGACACTAAAAACGGCAAGACGCTTTGGCGATATAAAGGAGCGGACAAAGGGCTGACGAACTTCGTGTTCGCTGACGACAGAACCATCGTGATCGCCGACGGGGACGAACTGATCTCGATCAACGCCGCAAACGGCAAGCGGATCGCGAAATTTGACCACAAGGTCGAAAAGGCACAGTTCGTGCTGGTCAACGAGAGCGGGCAGACCGTTATCGGCGGCATCGGCGAACTTGCCGCATTCTCCGGCAAACAGGAACGATGGCGTGTCAAACACAAAGCACCCGGACGCGGAATACTCCGGACGATCGGCGGTATCGCACTGCGGGCCGCGGCATTGTACTTTCGATACGGCGGCATTGCGACATCGGCGATCGGTCTGGCTCGCGGCGGCGTCCGGCTTTTTTCGGCGGCGCGATCGATCCGCTGGTCCGGCCTTCGAACGCGATTCGCTTCGTTCGACCTTACGACACTTGCCGCAGCAGCAGCTCGCGATGCGGCGCTCAGCCGGGTCTACTCATTCGGATCGCTGGCGACGCTGCCTGACGCCGCACGCAGGCTCGGCGGTCTGCAGGTCGTAACGCCGTCAGCGATCCGTTCGCAGCTGTCGCGCGGGGCCGCCGGGCGGGTCTTGCCATCGACCGGAGAGGTCCGCGAGAATGTGTTCGACAGGCTCGATCCGGCGCGATATGCAGAGCGATTGTCGAATTATCTGCTGCGGCGGAAGCGCCTTGCCGAGCTTCGCGGAAGCCATATGTATTTTTACACCGATCTGCCGTGGCCAAACCGGCAAAAGGGTCTGGTGGGTGTGAATGTGCATAGCGGTATCGACGCGCGAACCATCCTCGTCTCAGACCCCGACGATCGCTTTACATTTGACGAAACAAGCGGCCTGCTCTATTCCGCGAACGGCAACAGGCTGCAGGGCTTTGCAATGATCAGCCGTTGA